ATGGGCGTACGGTACAAATGGGAACAAATTACACAATAAAGAATTAATCCTTGCGATAACAACAGGAAGTGTGGAGGAAAAATATCGTGCTGGTGGCCTGAATCAGTACTCCATGAGCGAATTATTGAAGCCTTTCCAAGCAACAAGTAATTTAATTGGTACGACATTTTTGCCCGCTTATCTTTTCCATGGGGTATATCAAGCGGATGAGCATGCTGTCCAAAAGAGTGCAGAAGAGTATGTGAAATATATTGTAGCAGAACATCAGGTGTAAAGCTTGTGAGATCCAAGACGTCCTATATTTAGGTATCTTGGATCTTTTTCATGCTTCTTATTTATTTATAACGGTATAAAGTAGCTCGAATACGGGAGCAAGCTACTAGCAATCCATTTCTTGTTTTTTTATAATAGTTGGCTCGTTCGTTGAGTAAGTCTTTCCCTTTTGATACACTATGGAAATAGCCGAATAGGTAGGAAGTGAATGTGATATGCCGTCTTTTGAGAATGGAAATTATGAAGAAATTAACTATAATCATCTGGATTTACGTGAAACAGAAATCCGTAATTCTGTTTTTACCAAATGCTTATTTATTGGTACACAGTTACATGAGGTGATGACTACGGGGTGCCAGTTTATTGACTGTGATTTTTCTGGTGCCAGCTTTAATGCCTCTATACATGTGCGTTCTGCTTTTACCAATTGCCGTTTCTTTGGGGCAAATTTATTTTCAAGTAGGTTTGAAGAATGCAAAATGGTAGGTTCTGATTTTGCCAACGTGGTGTGGGATGGTATTACCATTCAAGGTGGCGATTGGTCTTATACAAATCTACGGTATGCGAATTGGTCCAAACAAAAGCTGCAAGATATCAAATTAGTAGAGGCAGATTTGGCATTCGCCCGTCTGGAGAAGGCAGACCTAACAAACGCTGATTTATCTTACGCAAGCTTTGGTAACACTACTTTAAAAGGGGCAGATTTACGTGGGGCCAAGCTGGAAGGAATTGATTGGAAATCGTTTAATGTTCAAGGTGTTCGCCTCGATTTTGTACAGGCGGTAGCGTTTACTCGCTCATACGGGGCATGTGTAGAGTGTTGATTTGCTTACTAAAAAAGGAACAGGCATCTTAAAACGTTGATATAACAATGATTTTAGCTATATAACAGTGATTTAGATTTGAGTGTAACAGGTATAGGAATGATGAACATAAAAGGATAAAAGACACCGGAATTTAATCTGGTGTCTTATTCTATGGTGCCAGATGCTTTGGGTTGAAATATGGGTTCAAATTTATTAGTAGCTTCTTTATCTGCTGATTGGGGGGCGCATAGAAGTTATTATAGGAATATGCAAAAGTCACTTAGACCTAGAAAATCAAAATAAAAAAAACTAATCTTTTCGAATTACTAAATAAATTACCAAACCAATGATAGGAAAAGCCAATATAGCTATCAATGCAATGAGTGAGAATTCCTTACTATTACCTCTACTTCTTGAATCGCGATAGGCCCAGATACTAAAGAAAATATTTAAGAAAATGGGCAGTAACGCAAAAAAAACTCTGACCAACTTCGCCCATGTTAATCAAGGAAATCACCTGCTTTTTAAGTTTGCGAGACATTTCGATTATATAAAAAAATGGGTAAATTGTGTAATTACTTCTTTGCTAGGTTAATTTACACAACACACGTTTGTAAGAAAGGGTAAGCACAATGAAACAACATGAAGTCTTATCTGCTTTAGACAGGATAAGAGAAATGATGGATGCAGAAATTAAAAAGAATACGGATTGGATATGTAAAGTAGTAGGATGCGGGAAAAAAAGGAGGAAGCCAATGAGTAGAGAGATTGACGCGAAAGAGAGGAAAAAATGATACCGTCCAAAAGCTAAATTCGGACGGTATCGGGTTAATCCTAGCAACAACGACGGCGTCTACGGAAGCAACCGCAATCGCGATCACGATCACGGTCACGGTCACGGTCACGACGGCGTCTACGGAAGCAACCGCAATCGCGATCACGATCACGATCACGATCACGACGGCGACGACGACAGCGACGACAGCTACAAGACATTACTTCACCCCCTCTTTGTTTCATACTTTATATATAATCGAAAATAGCTGAAAACGATTGGACGAACCCTCATGGAAATACGTCTATTTATGCGATTATTGGCTAATCTTACAATTTCCTTTAATCAAGGCCTTATGTTTCATCATGAAGAAATAAACCATTTACCGACCGTTGTGGTTTTTCGTGGTTACAACAAAAAGGCGTGGATATTACGTCGTATGTGGTGGGAATAACATGAAAGAAGCCCCCGTTAGGAGGCATCTATACAATGCTTCCGTGTGCGGGAGCATTAAAAATCAAACGAGATTTCGTATATCTTTTATATGAGGGGTTTTTGAATTAAAGTAGCAAACTCAAATTGATGTACATGCCCATCATCTAAGGTAGTAGACCCTTTAACAAAATGTATATGTTTTCCGTTTCCGACAGGTATAGCAGGACCAGTTACTATACCGACTTCATGATGATGATTTAAAAAATCGGTATTTGAAAGTATTGCATGTACGTGGCTGTCACCAAAAGGTATGACTTCGCTAGTTACTCCTGCAAAACGGTGGTTATGTCTATCATCACCTTCTTCTGCAAGTTGTGTACTACCTAAGAACTCATGTACATGTGTTTGTACTGTCGTTGTTCTACTTTTCTTTTTTTTCGTACTCTCTGCTTTTTTGATTTTTCCTTTTCTTTTATCCACAATTATCCCTGCTTTCTGTCAAGAGATACTGCCATTTTATTAATACAGGCATGGACAAGTGTTAGATACTTGCCCTATTTTTATCATTCTGGGAACGGATATATGAAAAAAGGCACTACAGAATAAGAGCGATTATAAAAATGATAGACATATAAACAAAAAAGCCCCCTCATCAGGGAGCCATGGATTTAGTCTCGTCAACTAAAGTATACCATGAGCAGATGGTGAGGGGGAATGATTGATGAACACAATGCACGAGCAACTAGCTATGTTTCCACCTGTAGATGAGAAAGCAGTTAGAAGAGTTGTTGCTAAAGAGCTAAAAAAATACAAAGCTTTACGGGTTGCTGTACAAAATAAGCAAGAGCAAGCTGAAAACGGGATTGTGCAACTGTTTCCGCGTCTTAATCCAACCGAGATGGCAAACAACTTGAAGGCACAACAAATAGAACGAGCCTTACAGTATTCGCTAGATGAAATAGAACGGAAAATCATTAATGAAAAATACCTCAGTCCAACAAGAGTAAATGATATAAATGTTTACTTAGATTTAGGGCTAACAAAGGATCAATACTACATCAAAAAGGGAGAGGCAATCTCTCAAATTGCTACGGCACTCGGTATCATTTGAGTGCTGTTTTTATTTTCCCGACAAAAACCCGACAAAAAGTAGGACAAAAACATGGATAAAAATAGGGATAGAATGCTGGACTTTTTTAAAAGGCGAAATCGGTATATCTTGTATTAAGAACACGAACACGTGTCCTTGGGAGAAGCGCCTATACCTTATCAACGACGTACTCGAAGGGGGCATTCTGAGTCTGGACGCGCTAGTCTGCGACGGTTGTAGCGGGGAATTAATAGATTTGTTTAACCAAAGCGGTTGGACAAGCGTGGCCCCTCTCGGAGTTTGTAGACCGCCCTATATAAATGGGATACACCGGACAGAGGAGTATTTTGCAAGTAAGGCAAATGCTACTTGCCCTCTGTCCCGTGACACTCATCACGAATACTCCACTCCTGGTTGTGAGGCAGTAGAATAGAGTCTCGCAGCATACCCCCCTCCTAGGCAACCGTGACCGTAGCGGCTAAAAGAGTGGATCACGGCGGAGTCCCCTGCCGAATCAAGTGGGGTACATGCTTAACATCAAACTACTAATAAATGGGTTGCCCGATAAAACGGATAACCTTTTTATGCTCAGCACACAGGGAGCTTCCTTGGTGAGGTCATGACTAACTCACTCCTTGTATGGTTTTTTGCTACCAAAATATGATAAAGGGCGTGAAGTAATGGCAATTCCAAGTTCATTAGTCAGAGACCTTTTGGTACACACTGGTTTTTTTGAAGGACACGATGGCTTTTCTACTGTGACTGGTAATTTTGATAGACAAGGATTGTCTTTCGGGATTCTTCAGTTTAACTTTGGCCAAGAAACTCTACAACCTGTCCTAAAAGATTATATTAAATATCATGAATCAGAGTTCACATCTATTTTTGGTAAAGAAAAGGCAGCCATACTAAAGAAGGTAGTTTTTGAATATAGAAAAGAAGACCAGGTTAGGTGGGGAACGAGTATCTCTTTGCGAGGCGGTGGAGTATTACAAGATTGGAAAATTCCTTTTCAGGAAATGGGTAGAAGTAGAAATAACCAAAAGTATCAAGAGGATGCAGGTATGCAGTATGTTGATCGTGCAGAAGATTATTGCAAAAGGTTCGGTATCGTTACAACTCAAGGTCTAGCTTTTATGTTCGATCATATGGTACAGACCTACAGGTTTGTAGATGAGCGATCTATATTCGTTAAAATAAGAGAACTAGAAGACGAATATCGTAAGTCTCATGATCGAGAACGTTTACCAGACCAAGATCGTTTAAGTGTCATTTTAGACTATATTTCAGAGAGCGCTAATCAAAAATTACGTCGTGGCTTAATTAAAGATGGTTATGGTAATTATCTAGGAAAGGGATATGATATTTCCGATTTTGGTTATGGTTCATTGTCCTATTACTCATATTTCTAATTAAAAAGAGGGGCCATACATGCCCCTCTAAAATTTTATGAGTTTTCACGTAAGATTTTGTTTAAATCAGGAGTTTGTTGTATCGAGGGGATGGTCTTACGTTTTTTTAGCGTAGAAGTATCTATGAGGTACACAGTATATTCCTGATAGTCATTTCGGAGATCAGAAATAAAAGATAATGCTAATATCTTTTTATTTGGTGAAAATTTATGTTCTACATAGATTTGAGATTCTGGAATAACAGGGGTTGTTGTAATTTTTTCGTGTTCTTTTTTTATTAGAACTGCGTTACATAGTTTAGTACCACATTGATATCTGAGGAGTAGGTAGGTTGTATCCTTATCTTCTGAGAGGATGATTCCACGGGTAGCAAATAGCTCCATTTTTTTAAGGTTATCGTCTTCTAATTCTGAGTATATCCTATTAAATTCTGGTATAGATTTGATTGGTATTTTTATGGTCTTTGTTTTGCTGCTGTCGTCCTTAAACGTAATATTATCTAAGTCTTGTATGGATAAATATTCTGGAGGTGCACCTGTTCCAACGGTAGGTTCTTCTATAGATGGAGAGGCTGCAAAGAATTGAAGAATACCGAAAAGAATAAGCGTAAATAACCCAACTGATCTTACTTCCATATAGGAATCATCCTCCATATATACCAATTTTTATAAGTTTCTGCTCAGGAACTAAATGTAACACTAATCAACAACAGACCTTAAATCTTGATCAAGTAATTGCTGAAATCAATCAAAAGCCACCAATCCGTATTAGTTTTGTAAAAGCTTACTCATGTCAGGACTTTGTTTTAAGGGAGAGATAGTCTTAGTTTTTTTGAAAGAGGGTAAATCTATAATATAGACAGTGTACTCGTAGCTATTGTCCTCAAGAATATCAGAAATAAATAGTAAGCCTAGTGTTTTTTTGTTAGGTGAGAATTGATGTTTTACATATATCTCAGATTCCTTGTGTAGAGGAAGTGTAGTAATTTCATTTTTATTTTTATCTTTTTTGATTAAAAGAGTTTTACAAAGTTTAGTACCACAAGAGTAATTTAATAGTAAAAATGCCTGATTACTATCTTCTGACAAAATAACTTCAGAGGTAGCACTTAATTCTAATTTTTTTTGTTCATCATTATCTAGCTCCGAGTAAATCTTATTAAATTCTGATATAGATTTGATTGGTATTTTTATGGTCTTTGTTTTGTTGTTGTCGTCCTTAAACGTAATATTATCTAAGTCTTGTATGGATAAATATTCTGGAGGTGCACCTGTTCCAACGGTAGGTTCTTCTATAGATGGAGAAGCTGTAAAGTAATTAAGAAGACCTAAAAGAATAAGCGAAAATAACCCAACTGATCTTACTTTCATCTGTGGTTCACCCTCCATATATACCAATTTTTACAAGTATAACATGATAAAGGGTAAATATCCTTAGGTATGTGAAAAACTTTGAAGTTAAGCTTATTCGT
This is a stretch of genomic DNA from Brevibacillus laterosporus DSM 25. It encodes these proteins:
- a CDS encoding pentapeptide repeat-containing protein is translated as MPSFENGNYEEINYNHLDLRETEIRNSVFTKCLFIGTQLHEVMTTGCQFIDCDFSGASFNASIHVRSAFTNCRFFGANLFSSRFEECKMVGSDFANVVWDGITIQGGDWSYTNLRYANWSKQKLQDIKLVEADLAFARLEKADLTNADLSYASFGNTTLKGADLRGAKLEGIDWKSFNVQGVRLDFVQAVAFTRSYGACVEC
- a CDS encoding YmaF family protein, whose product is MKKAESTKKKKSRTTTVQTHVHEFLGSTQLAEEGDDRHNHRFAGVTSEVIPFGDSHVHAILSNTDFLNHHHEVGIVTGPAIPVGNGKHIHFVKGSTTLDDGHVHQFEFATLIQKPLI
- a CDS encoding ArpU family phage packaging/lysis transcriptional regulator, translating into MNTMHEQLAMFPPVDEKAVRRVVAKELKKYKALRVAVQNKQEQAENGIVQLFPRLNPTEMANNLKAQQIERALQYSLDEIERKIINEKYLSPTRVNDINVYLDLGLTKDQYYIKKGEAISQIATALGII
- a CDS encoding NAD(P)H-dependent oxidoreductase — translated: MKVLVIAAHPTIEESVVNRAWIEEAKKHVAITVHELYKEYPDEQIHVEAEQKLCEQHDRIVLQFPFYWYSSPSLLKKWQDVVLTHGWAYGTNGNKLHNKELILAITTGSVEEKYRAGGLNQYSMSELLKPFQATSNLIGTTFLPAYLFHGVYQADEHAVQKSAEEYVKYIVAEHQV